From the Salminus brasiliensis chromosome 15, fSalBra1.hap2, whole genome shotgun sequence genome, the window TAAAATAACCAAAATAACCAAATAACCAAATAACCAAATAACCAAAATAaccaaaataatcaaaataaccaaaataacaaaaataatcaaaataaccaaaataacaaaaataatcaaaataaccaaaataatcaaaataatcaaaataatcaaaataaccaaaataaacaaataaccaAATAACCAAAATAACCAAAAATAACCCAAATAACCAAAATAACCCAAATAATCAAAATAaccaaaataatcaaaataaccaaaataatcaaaatacaGACGCGCCTCTGCTTTATTACAGCTCTTCATAAATTTATTTCATACTTAGTTTATTTTTAGCTAAAAGcgcatttttgtttttaaatttaataactagctattttatatatatatattttaaagtttGACGCGTTTAATGCCCTTTTATATTAATTGAGATCATGCtcttgtttaatttattttaaaagtttatCTCTTAATTAGCCTcctttaatgattttttttatttgaggaCAGAATGCAGCtctattattctttttttctttagagAGTGCATTTGAGTTTTTTACTCGGGAATATTTAGCTAATTATGTATTGTGTAAATTTCTAAAGTCTAGAAtttgtattaattttattttaaattattttaataaaattatatataacgctgatgtgcatgtgcacatgttGCATGTATAGTTCTTatttcttaatttgtttcatttttgatGTACCATGACAAAACGTGTTTCTTGTTAATAAATGAACAGTTTTTCATTAATAGTTGTATTCACTGAAATTTACTGAAAATGTACAGCTTTtatacatgatttttttttatattttagtttaAATGTCTGGAATGTtatctatttttaaaaataaaataattgattattataatgtattaaatatacttttatttattcattattttaaaaaaaaatatatatatataaaatataaaaagtgttttgctcatttatttatttatttcagttgattttattttattaaatttgattttattatattttattttatttattttattaaatgttattttattttattcatttaattacattttattttattttatttattttattaaatgtttttttattcatttaatgacattttattttattttatttattttattaaatgttattttattttattcatttaattaaatgttattttattttatttattttattaaatgttattttattttattcatttaattacattttattttattttatttattttattaaatgttattttattcatttaattacattttattttattttatttattttattaaatgttattttattttattcatttaattaaatgttattttattttatttattttattaaatgttattttattttatttattttattaaatgttattttattttattcatttaattacattttattatattttattttatttattttcttaaatgttattatattttattcatttaattacattttattttattttatttattttattaaatgttattttattttatttattttattaaatgttattttattttattcatttaattacattttattatattttattttatttattttattaaatgttattatattttattcatttaattacattttattttattttatttattttattaaatgttattttattttattcatttaattaaatgttattttatttgattttatttattttattaaatgttattttattttattcatttaattacattttattttattttatttattttattaaatgttattttattttattcatttaattacattttattttattttatttattttattaaatgttattttattttattcatttaattaaatgttattttatttgattttatttattttattaaatgttattttattttattcatttaattacattttattttattttatttattttattaaatgttatattattttattcatttaattacattttattttattattttattaaatgttattttattttattcatttaattaaatgttattttattttattcatttaattacattttattttattttatttattttattaaatgttatattattttattcatttaattacattttattttattgtatttaatttaatttaattttaattaatgtattattattattagctgaCGCCCCGCCCCCTGTGGGAGTGAGCGGGAACTGcagtgagcagcagcagcagcagcagcagcagcagcagcgctatCTCTCCTTCCTGTAActtttacactattaaacatGTCAGACGATGATAAACTACCTCCTGGCTGGGAGAAGCGCATGAGCCGGAGCTCAGGTAACCTTTCAACCGCACGAACACGCAGATTATCCCCTGTTTTAGGCAGAATGAGGCGAATGAACGGGAAACGCGCTGGAGCTGAGCTAGCTCgctaagctaactagctagctattagcattagcagcGGTCtgctccttcctcctcctcctcctcctcctcctcctccaggtgTTTTAATGACCGTGGGGTCAGCCTGAACTTCATCATGCAGTCTGGTGGAGCGGCTCTGGAGGTGGTCCGGGCTGCGGGGCTGCGGGTGTTTAGGGGTGGCTGAGCTGGGCTGAGCTGGGCTGAGCTGGGCtgggctgagctgagctgagctgggctGGGCTGAGCTGGGCTGAGCTGGGCTGGGTTTACCAGGGGCTGCAGACTGGGGCTGGATTTAAAGAGGTGCAGACTCAGCTCACTGCTGAATAATGTGCCTGCAGAGAAGCTAGTGGCTGCAATATCGCCACCAGTGCAGCAGTCTGGGGCCAAACTGGGGCCAAACTGGGCAGAGTGGTTTGCTGGCTCTGTTGGTTGTAGTATCCGGACACGCCTTCTGACCTGGGGTGGGTCAGCTGCTCAGCACCCCTCAGCACCTTTGAGATCAGTTGGAGGGGCTGGACCGATCATCCACATCCACATCTACTCTCACGCTGTCTAACCAAGGGCTCAGACCTCTtgggggtacccaaacttttgcatggtgctgcATCTGCTACTGACACAGTTGTTCAGGCACAGATTGTGCAGTAAAGGGACAGTCTGGAGGGGGTTAAGGGGTATTAACACCCACCCCACCCACTCCACCCCATCCCTCAGCACCTTTGAAAACGGTTGGAGGGGCTGGACCGATCATCCACATCCACATCTACTCTCACGCTGTCTAACCGAGGACTCAGATCTCTcgggggtacccaaacttttgcacggTGCTGCTTTCCtgctttattgttattattaataataataataatatctctctctctctctcgctctctctcttttgctctctctctcaggtagGGTATACTACTTCAACCACATCACCAATGCCAGTCAGTGGGAGCGGCCGACAGGTGCGGGTGACGGCGCGGGAGCCGTGGACAAGGTGCGCTGCTCTCACCTGCTGGTCAAACACAACCAGTCCCGCAGACCGTCGtcctggagagaggagaacatcACCCGCAGCAAAGAGGAGGCCCTGCAGCTCATACAGAGTAAGAGTACAGAGTACAGAGTGTGTTTTTAAGGGTTACGGGACTGATTCAGCTTCCCCCTCCCCACAGGTGGGCTCGGTCAGCCAAGACGTGGTTGGTGTAGCTGAACGTTAGGGGCTAGAAGTTCTCCATCGTAATGAGCTGGATTGATTGTGTGTGGTTTTAACGATTGTTGGGTTCCTGAGCCTCGTAGCTGCGGCTAAAGAAGCAGAATTTGGACTTCTGCTTGGACTTGGACAGTACTTCACACATTTTCACAAGGGATGGATCAGTATTGAAAATATTGGCTCTGGACTCTGACCTGCCTAATATGCTGATGGTCGTCtctgacctctgaaggcatcatctatggtatctggcaccagcaGATTC encodes:
- the pin1 gene encoding peptidyl-prolyl cis-trans isomerase NIMA-interacting 1, which gives rise to MSDDDKLPPGWEKRMSRSSGRVYYFNHITNASQWERPTGAGDGAGAVDKVRCSHLLVKHNQSRRPSSWREENITRSKEEALQLIQKYIEQIKSGEEDFETLASRFSDCSSARNGGDLGMFGRGQMQKPFEEASFALKIGDMSGPVFTDSGVHIILRTG